The proteins below come from a single Psychrobacter sp. FDAARGOS_221 genomic window:
- the pstA gene encoding phosphate ABC transporter permease PstA encodes MTINSSATPVASTSNSVRFEQRMNKSLYSKRKFYNVLGLIFAVLAMGFGLVWLGWILFDLLRKGMEAMLTMPIFTVDTPPPNTMGGLRNAIVGSIMIAGTGLFIGAPIGLMAGVYLAEFSQGSWLGKATRFLNDILLSAPSIVIGLFVFTLMVNNRSFSGWAGAIALALIIIPVVVRSTETMLNLVPNQLREASYALGAPKWKVVTSVTMSAAKSGLITGVLLGFARITGETAPLLFTALNNRFFSWDMGSAMANLPMTIYQFAAAPDDTQNMIAWGGALLITFSVLGLNIIARIVGREKK; translated from the coding sequence ATGACAATCAATTCAAGTGCAACACCCGTAGCAAGCACCAGTAACTCAGTAAGATTTGAGCAGCGCATGAATAAGTCGTTGTACTCAAAGCGCAAGTTTTACAACGTGCTGGGCCTTATCTTTGCCGTTTTAGCCATGGGTTTTGGTTTAGTGTGGTTGGGTTGGATTTTATTTGATCTACTGCGTAAAGGGATGGAAGCCATGCTAACCATGCCTATCTTTACCGTAGATACGCCGCCGCCAAATACCATGGGTGGTTTACGAAATGCGATTGTGGGTTCAATTATGATTGCCGGTACCGGTCTATTTATCGGTGCGCCAATTGGTTTGATGGCAGGTGTGTATCTGGCTGAGTTCTCACAAGGCTCATGGTTGGGTAAAGCAACACGTTTCCTTAACGATATCTTGCTGTCTGCACCGTCGATTGTTATTGGTCTGTTCGTGTTCACATTGATGGTTAATAACCGCAGCTTCTCAGGTTGGGCAGGCGCTATTGCACTGGCACTGATTATTATTCCTGTTGTGGTGCGTAGTACCGAAACCATGTTGAATCTAGTGCCTAACCAATTACGCGAAGCATCTTATGCACTAGGCGCGCCGAAGTGGAAAGTAGTGACGTCAGTGACCATGAGCGCGGCCAAATCTGGTTTGATTACCGGTGTTCTTCTAGGCTTTGCCCGTATCACAGGTGAGACTGCACCATTACTATTCACGGCACTAAATAACCGATTCTTTAGCTGGGACATGGGCAGTGCCATGGCCAACTTACCAATGACCATTTATCAGTTTGCTGCTGCGCCAGATGATACTCAAAATATGATTGCATGGGGCGGTGCACTGTTAATTACCTTCTCTGTATTAGGTCTTAACATCATTGCACGTATTGTTGGACGCGAGAAAAAATAA
- the pstC gene encoding phosphate ABC transporter permease subunit PstC, whose amino-acid sequence MSDLHAQLAKQRRNDVLFVNLTKFFALLVLVSLGGIMLSLIIGAWPSIKEFGFGFYTSSNWSTVNDEYGALAPIYGTIVTSVIAILIAVPVSFGIAIFLTELCPKALRRPLGMAIELLAGIPSIIYGMWGFFVLAPLFAKYVQPFIIDTFGPIPVIGSFFGGPPLGIGVFTASLILAIMIIPFIAATMRDVFSVVPELLKESAYGAGATTWEVMYKIILPYTKAGVVGGIILGLGRALGETMAVTFLVGNTYNINSNLFGSGVTITSSIANEFAEASSEMHVATLLHLGLILFVITFVVLSISKIMLSRIDKKAGN is encoded by the coding sequence ATGTCTGACTTACACGCTCAGCTAGCAAAGCAGCGAAGAAATGACGTCTTATTTGTTAATTTGACCAAGTTCTTTGCCTTATTAGTTCTGGTTTCTTTAGGCGGAATCATGCTGTCGCTAATCATCGGAGCATGGCCAAGCATTAAAGAATTTGGTTTTGGTTTTTATACCAGTTCAAATTGGAGTACCGTCAATGATGAATACGGTGCTTTAGCCCCGATTTACGGCACCATTGTGACGTCTGTTATCGCTATTTTAATTGCAGTGCCGGTGAGTTTCGGTATTGCCATTTTCTTGACCGAGCTTTGTCCTAAGGCATTGCGTCGTCCATTGGGTATGGCGATTGAATTATTGGCCGGTATTCCTTCTATTATTTATGGCATGTGGGGCTTTTTCGTACTGGCGCCATTATTTGCTAAATATGTTCAACCTTTCATCATTGATACCTTTGGACCTATTCCTGTTATCGGTAGCTTTTTTGGCGGACCGCCACTGGGTATTGGTGTTTTCACAGCCTCATTAATTCTAGCCATCATGATTATTCCCTTTATTGCCGCAACCATGCGCGATGTGTTCTCAGTGGTTCCAGAGCTGTTAAAAGAATCCGCTTATGGCGCAGGGGCAACCACTTGGGAAGTGATGTACAAAATTATCCTACCTTATACCAAAGCAGGTGTTGTTGGCGGCATTATCCTTGGTTTAGGCCGTGCATTGGGTGAAACCATGGCGGTGACCTTCTTAGTCGGTAATACTTATAACATCAACTCTAACTTATTCGGCTCAGGGGTAACCATTACCTCATCGATCGCCAATGAGTTTGCTGAAGCGTCTAGTGAAATGCATGTCGCTACGTTGTTACATTTAGGCTTAATTCTATTTGTTATTACCTTTGTGGTTTTATCAATCTCTAAGATTATGTTGTCACGCATTGATAAAAAAGCAGGTAACTAG
- the pstB gene encoding phosphate ABC transporter ATP-binding protein PstB has product MSDTLVKKVQTPRAEANTNMLEQPMQTGTQQQQPDTASFTKQTISDLPDNMPAAKLQIRNLDFFYGDFKALKDINIDIPENKVTAFIGPSGCGKSTLLRTFNRMYDLYPGMHAEGKIILDGKNILDKDVDVNLLRARVGMVFQKPTPFPMSIYDNVAFGVRLYEKLSKADLDERVEWALKKSALWPEVKDKLKASGLSLSGGQQQRLCIARGVATKPEVLLLDEPTSALDPISTGAIEDLIEDLKHDYTIAIVTHNMQQAARVSDYTCYMYLGDMVEMGETNQVFTNPAQKATEDYITGRYG; this is encoded by the coding sequence ATGAGCGATACACTAGTGAAAAAAGTTCAAACACCAAGAGCGGAAGCAAATACCAATATGCTAGAGCAACCGATGCAAACAGGCACTCAGCAACAGCAGCCTGATACGGCAAGCTTTACCAAACAAACCATCTCTGATCTGCCGGACAACATGCCAGCAGCGAAGCTACAAATTCGCAATCTAGATTTCTTCTATGGTGATTTTAAAGCCCTAAAAGACATTAATATTGATATCCCTGAGAATAAAGTGACTGCATTTATCGGTCCATCCGGTTGTGGTAAGTCGACTTTATTACGTACCTTTAACCGTATGTATGACCTATATCCAGGCATGCATGCTGAAGGTAAAATTATCCTAGACGGCAAGAACATCTTAGATAAAGATGTCGATGTAAACTTGCTACGTGCTCGCGTTGGTATGGTCTTCCAAAAGCCAACCCCGTTCCCAATGTCTATCTATGACAACGTGGCATTTGGTGTGCGCCTGTACGAAAAGCTAAGCAAAGCCGATCTTGATGAGCGTGTTGAATGGGCGCTTAAAAAGTCAGCGTTATGGCCAGAAGTAAAAGACAAGCTAAAAGCATCAGGCCTGTCATTATCAGGTGGTCAGCAGCAGCGTCTATGTATCGCTCGCGGCGTGGCAACCAAGCCTGAAGTTCTATTACTAGATGAGCCAACTTCTGCACTTGACCCTATTTCAACCGGTGCGATTGAAGACCTTATCGAAGATTTAAAACACGATTACACCATCGCCATTGTGACCCACAACATGCAACAGGCGGCTCGTGTTTCTGACTATACCTGCTACATGTATCTTGGCGATATGGTTGAGATGGGTGAAACTAATCAGGTATTCACTAACCCTGCACAAAAAGCCACTGAAGACTATATCACTGGTCGCTACGGCTAG